The following coding sequences are from one Arachis hypogaea cultivar Tifrunner chromosome 7, arahy.Tifrunner.gnm2.J5K5, whole genome shotgun sequence window:
- the LOC112703464 gene encoding oxidation resistance protein 1 isoform X3: protein MDWFQMLVITFQVVGDRIGAVFGSLVEVPLRPSNKKYQGTNSTFVFTNISSHPVIYRPTGLNRYFTLCNIEFLAIGGGSHFAVYLDGDLLNGSRSVSETYGNPCLANS, encoded by the exons ATGGATTGGTTCCAAATGTTAGTTATTACATTTCAGGTTGTCGGAGACCGAATAGGAGCAGTGTTTGGAAGCTTAGTTGAAGTGCCTCTTAGACCATCCAACAAGAAATACCAG GGAACAAATAGTACATTTGTTTTTACAAATATTTCTAGCCATCCTGTTATATATCGTCCAACAG GGTTAAACCGCTATTTCACACTATGCAACATTGAGTTCTTAGCAATTGGAGGGGGAAGTCATTTTGCGGTTTATTTGGATGGTGATTT ATTGAATGGCTCAAGGTCGGTCTCGGAAACCTACGGAAATCCTTGCCTTGCGAATTCTTAA
- the LOC112703464 gene encoding oxidation resistance protein 1 isoform X4 codes for MLWPGLSLLVVGDRIGAVFGSLVEVPLRPSNKKYQGTNSTFVFTNISSHPVIYRPTGLNRYFTLCNIEFLAIGGGSHFAVYLDGDLLNGSRSVSETYGNPCLANS; via the exons ATGCTTTGGCCTGGATTGAGTTTGCTG GTTGTCGGAGACCGAATAGGAGCAGTGTTTGGAAGCTTAGTTGAAGTGCCTCTTAGACCATCCAACAAGAAATACCAG GGAACAAATAGTACATTTGTTTTTACAAATATTTCTAGCCATCCTGTTATATATCGTCCAACAG GGTTAAACCGCTATTTCACACTATGCAACATTGAGTTCTTAGCAATTGGAGGGGGAAGTCATTTTGCGGTTTATTTGGATGGTGATTT ATTGAATGGCTCAAGGTCGGTCTCGGAAACCTACGGAAATCCTTGCCTTGCGAATTCTTAA